The Limnochorda sp. LNt genome includes a region encoding these proteins:
- a CDS encoding fused MFS/spermidine synthase, translating to MLAGVVFLAGAVLMGLEMVGSRILAPYFGNSIYVWGSLISVVLAALTAGYFLGGRLADRRPHPEWMGWLIVAPGAFVSTMPLWAGPFNFWMINTGIGIREGSLLSALVLFFLPGLFLGTVSPYAIRLAAERLQTIGTTAGMLYAISTAGSIVGTLFTAFYLVAWLGVTHILYLFGGILVVLGLVVVIWGHRRGMAAAAERPASAATASRTSARAASRRAATGGRQASGRTLLWALVAVGVAAASLVAGLGSAGWTGIAQGRGEILYERDSVYHHILVVDDPGGIRYLKFDDSWQSAMDRERPDDLVFWYTRYFHVAMGLVPDARQLLMVGLGGGSVPKNFLATYRDLTMDVAELDPEVVAVAHRYFQVPLDDPRLRIVAEDGRLFVRRSPHRYDAIFLDAYFAHSIPFHLATVEFFEELEARLTPDGVVASNIIGALSGRHSLLFRSMLKSMQAVFDTVYVLPVGTTSGSAIDPVQRNIIVLATNQPALSPQAFQERIASLEREGRLPPGSSLYARSLVVEAISTGDVPLLTDDHAPVDTLLRI from the coding sequence ATGCTGGCAGGTGTCGTCTTCCTCGCGGGCGCGGTCTTGATGGGGCTCGAGATGGTGGGGAGCCGGATCCTGGCTCCCTACTTCGGCAACTCCATCTACGTCTGGGGCAGCCTCATCTCCGTGGTGCTGGCGGCCCTGACCGCCGGCTACTTCCTCGGTGGCCGCCTGGCCGACCGGCGGCCCCATCCGGAGTGGATGGGCTGGCTCATCGTGGCGCCCGGCGCTTTCGTCTCCACCATGCCGCTCTGGGCGGGGCCCTTCAACTTCTGGATGATCAACACGGGCATCGGCATCCGGGAGGGCTCCCTGCTGTCGGCGCTGGTGCTCTTCTTCTTGCCGGGGCTCTTCCTGGGCACGGTCTCGCCCTACGCCATCCGCCTGGCGGCCGAGCGCCTGCAGACCATCGGCACCACGGCCGGCATGCTCTACGCCATCTCGACGGCGGGCAGCATCGTCGGCACGCTCTTCACCGCCTTCTACCTGGTGGCATGGCTGGGCGTCACCCACATCCTCTACCTGTTCGGCGGGATCCTGGTGGTGTTGGGGCTGGTCGTGGTCATCTGGGGTCACCGGAGGGGCATGGCCGCTGCAGCCGAGCGGCCGGCCAGCGCGGCTACGGCCTCACGGACGTCGGCCCGTGCCGCCTCGCGCCGGGCGGCCACAGGCGGGCGGCAGGCATCCGGCCGCACCCTCTTGTGGGCGCTGGTCGCGGTGGGCGTCGCGGCGGCCAGCCTGGTCGCCGGGCTGGGCAGTGCCGGCTGGACCGGCATCGCCCAGGGCCGCGGCGAGATCCTCTACGAGCGCGACAGCGTCTATCACCACATCCTGGTGGTGGACGACCCGGGCGGCATCCGGTACCTCAAGTTCGACGACTCCTGGCAAAGCGCCATGGACCGGGAGCGTCCCGACGATCTGGTCTTCTGGTACACCCGCTACTTCCACGTCGCCATGGGCCTCGTGCCCGACGCCCGGCAGCTGCTGATGGTGGGGCTGGGCGGCGGGTCGGTGCCCAAGAACTTCCTGGCTACCTACCGCGATCTGACGATGGACGTGGCGGAGCTGGACCCCGAGGTCGTGGCGGTGGCCCACCGATACTTCCAGGTGCCCCTGGACGACCCCAGGCTCCGGATCGTGGCGGAGGACGGGCGGCTCTTCGTGCGTCGCTCGCCACACCGCTACGACGCGATCTTCCTGGACGCCTACTTCGCGCACTCGATCCCGTTCCATCTCGCCACCGTGGAGTTCTTCGAGGAGCTGGAGGCCCGGCTGACCCCTGACGGCGTGGTGGCCTCCAACATCATCGGAGCGCTCTCCGGTCGTCACAGCCTGCTCTTCCGCTCCATGCTCAAGAGCATGCAGGCCGTCTTCGACACGGTCTACGTCTTGCCGGTCGGTACCACCTCCGGCAGCGCCATCGACCCCGTCCAGCGCAACATCATCGTCCTGGCCACCAATCAGCCGGCGTTGAGCCCGCAGGCCTTCCAGGAGCGGATCGCATCCCTGGAGCGGGAGGGCCGGCTGCCGCCGGGGTCGTCGCTGTACGCCCGCTCGCTGGTGGTCGAGGCCATTTCCACCGGCGACGTGCCCTTGCTGACGGACGACCACGCACCGGTCGACACCTTACTGCGCATCTAG